In Pyrus communis chromosome 8, drPyrComm1.1, whole genome shotgun sequence, one genomic interval encodes:
- the LOC137743043 gene encoding uncharacterized protein — translation MVSMQTIQKWSPPDTCFLKCNFDGAWDERSREGGVGVIIRNCRGEFLAGLAAVEEDVGSALQAELLATCSVNSFMQLGDLFEGDSSLTLAAMNGEGDDHSILGPIVNDNRVLLRSFVHAMTNFIRREGNGAAHRLARAGLRGTGESI, via the coding sequence ATGGTATCGATGCAAACCATACAAAAGTGGTCTCCTCCTGACACATGTTTCTTAAAGTGTAACTTCGATGGTGCTTGGGATGAGAGATCGAGGGAAGGTGGCGTTGGGGTGATTATTCGCAATTGTAGAGGCGAATTTTTGGCGGGTCTTGCAGCTGTTGAGGAAGACGTCGGTTCGGCGCTGCAAGCAGAGCTCTTGGCAACTTGCTCAGTAAATAGTTTCATGCAGCTCGGGGATCTTTTCGAAGGGGATTCCAGCTTGACCCTTGCGGCAATGAATGGGGAGGGTGATGATCACTCCATTTTGGGTCCTATCGTCAATGATAATCGTGTTCTCCTGCGAAGTTTTGTTCATGCAATGACAAACTTCATTCGACGTGAGGGGAACGGTGCTGCCCATCGTTTGGCTCGGGCGGGTTTGCGAGGAACAGGGGAGTCGATCTAG
- the LOC137742769 gene encoding beta-glucosidase 11-like, protein MLLLMLRVSFFLCFLLIKLSLCADKYSRDDFPPGFVFGASSSAYQVEGAADQDGRTPSILDTYAQAGHFDGATGDVACDQYHKYKEDVQLMVDTGLEAYRFSISWSRLIPNGRGPINPKGVQYYNNLIDELISHGIEPHVTLHHSDLPQALEDEYGGWVSRKIVKDFTAYADVCFKNFGDRVLHWTTMNEPNAFVLVGYDLGFLPPQRCSAPFGVNCSRGNSSTEPYMATHNILLSHASAARLYKKVYKDRQHGYIGINIYGFWFVPLTKTSEDELATQRAMDFYFGWFLNPLVFGDYPDVMKKIAGSRLPVFTSLESRSVMGSFDFIGVNHYSTFYVKDYTSILKMEIRDYTADSAVLMLALQNDTSPFEFPITPWGLQGLLEYVKQNFGNPPLYIHENGQSTRRNSSLEDWPRVKYLDGYIQSLLAAVRNGSNAKGYFVWSFLDSIELLDGYKSSYGLYYVDLEDPDLKRQPKLSAHWYSHFLKRKIVISFDEFLTSISNGYYIQ, encoded by the exons ATGTTATTACTCATGTTGAGAGTTTCAttttttctgtgttttcttCTCATAAAGCTTTCTTTATGCGCTGATAAATATAGCAGAGATGACTTCCCTCCAGGCTTCGTGTTTGGTGCTTCCTCCTCTGCTTATCAG GTGGAAGGTGCTGCAGACCAAGACGGAAGGACCCCAAGCATCTTGGACACATATGCCCAGGCCG GTCATTTTGATGGAGCTACGGGAGATGTAGCGTGTGATCAGTATCACAAATATAAG GAAGATGTCCAACTAATGGTGGATACTGGTTTGGAGGCATATAGATTTTCCATCTCATGGTCAAGACTTATCCCAA ATGGAAGAGGACCTATTAATCCAAAGGGTGTACAATATTACAACAATCTTATTGATGAACTAATCAGCCATG GAATCGAACCACATGTTACTTTACACCATAGTGATCTCCCACAAGCACTTGAAGATGAGTATGGAGGATGGGTTAGTCGAAAAATTGT AAAAGACTTCACCGCATATGCAGATGTGTGCTTCAAAAATTTTGGGGATAGAGTTTTGCATTGGACTACTATGAATGAGCCTAACGCTTTTGTACTTGTGGGGTACGATCTTGGATTTCTTCCACCACAACGATGTTCAGCTCCATTTGGTGTCAACTGTTCTAGGGGTAACTCCTCAACAGAACCGTACATGGCAACTCATAATATCTTGTTATCTCATGCATCAGCTGCTAGATTGTACAAGAAAGTATACAAG GACAGGCAGCATGGATATATAGGAATCAACATTTATGGCTTTTGGTTTGTTCCCTTAACAAAAACTAGTGAAGATGAACTTGCTACCCAAAGAGCCATGGACTTCTATTTTGGTTG GTTTTTGAATCCCTTGGTGTTTGGAGATTACCCTGATGTAATGAAAAAGATTGCAGGCTCTAGACTTCCTGTTTTTACTAGTCTCGAGTCCCGAAGTGTCATGGGTTCATTTGACTTCATTGGAGTGAATCATTATTCCACATTCTACGTCAAGGACTACACCAGCATTTTAAAGATGGAAATCAGAGACTATACGGCAGACTCAGCAGTACTGATGTTGG CACTGCAAAATGATACGTCACCGTTTGAG TTTCCAATAACTCCCTGGGGCCTTCAAGGACTGTTGGAATATGTCAAGCAAAATTTTGGAAATCCTCCTTTATATATCCATGAAaatg GTCAATCGACTCGACGTAATTCCTCATTGGAGGACTGGCCGAGGGTGAAATATTTGGACGGATACATCCAATCTTTGCTTGCAGCTGTaag GAATGGATCAAACGCAAAAGGTTATTTTGTATGGTCCTTCTTGGATTCCATTGAGTTGTTAGACGGCTATAAATCAAGCTACGGCCTATACTACGTGGATTTGGAAGACCCTGATTTAAAAAGACAACCTAAACTCTCTGCTCATTGGTACTCTCATTTTCTGAAGAGAAAAATTGTCATCAGCTTTGATGAATTTCTTACATCCATTTCCAACGGTTACTACATTCAGTAG